The proteins below come from a single Bacillus alveayuensis genomic window:
- a CDS encoding signal transduction histidine kinase (product_source=COG0642; cath_funfam=1.10.287.130,1.10.287.90,3.30.565.10; cog=COG0642; pfam=PF00512,PF02518; smart=SM00387,SM00388; superfamily=55874,81464; transmembrane_helix_parts=Outside_1_14,TMhelix_15_37,Inside_38_187,TMhelix_188_210,Outside_211_455), whose protein sequence is MFRNTQNRLTLLYSGLLMLFLILFIVVVYSLLYVVILKNQERELKSTANEEARIIENYLMQNNHRELKGIGNENLVLAGVDQFFYYLVSPEGQLIIGDEIIPEVRSDLFKLLQGWVPKHQEIRKETLEVTFSKWGPKGKGKSDELRSPPEHHEIHLMMTGRPIFYHNQFIGMLYIGKDISFAYQLFKWLLFILLGMAVLFFVVALYISYLMSKKAMVPITQAFARQREFVADASHELRTPLSVMLSSINAMEMTNDKEEDDFLRKLIFNMKNEVKRMTKLVEDLLTLARSDSGTIELLNKTFDFRPRAEKVIQSVEPLAVSKQIHLHLHAPETLIAHGDPERLTQLLYILLDNAIKYTPNGGEVKLFLSAEGNELNIKVQDSGIGIKPEDQDRIFDRFYRSDKSRSRQMSGHGLGLAIAKWIVEAHGGTIQVSSELGKGSTFTVRIPLSGKIKRA, encoded by the coding sequence GTGTTTAGGAATACACAAAATCGCTTAACCTTGTTATACAGTGGACTGCTTATGCTTTTTCTCATCCTTTTCATTGTGGTTGTTTATTCGTTGCTTTATGTCGTGATTTTAAAGAATCAGGAACGTGAACTCAAATCAACGGCGAATGAGGAAGCACGCATTATTGAAAACTATTTAATGCAAAATAACCATAGAGAGTTGAAGGGAATCGGAAATGAAAATTTAGTGTTAGCAGGTGTCGATCAATTTTTTTATTATTTGGTAAGTCCTGAAGGTCAACTCATTATAGGAGATGAAATCATACCCGAAGTACGTTCTGACTTATTCAAGCTTCTGCAAGGATGGGTTCCAAAACACCAAGAAATTCGAAAAGAAACTCTAGAGGTGACTTTTTCCAAATGGGGTCCGAAGGGGAAGGGAAAAAGTGATGAATTGCGTTCCCCTCCGGAGCATCATGAAATTCATCTTATGATGACTGGTCGTCCGATTTTTTATCATAATCAATTTATCGGTATGCTTTATATCGGAAAAGATATTTCGTTTGCTTATCAATTATTTAAATGGCTCTTGTTCATTCTATTAGGAATGGCTGTTCTATTTTTCGTCGTGGCCCTTTATATTAGTTATTTGATGTCCAAAAAAGCTATGGTTCCAATTACTCAAGCATTTGCCAGACAACGTGAATTTGTAGCAGATGCCTCTCATGAATTGCGTACTCCTTTAAGTGTCATGCTATCTTCCATTAATGCGATGGAAATGACAAACGATAAGGAAGAGGATGATTTTTTACGAAAGCTAATCTTTAATATGAAGAATGAAGTAAAGCGGATGACAAAATTAGTAGAGGATTTATTAACATTGGCTCGTTCAGATTCGGGAACAATTGAACTTTTAAACAAAACTTTTGACTTTCGACCTCGTGCAGAAAAAGTTATCCAATCTGTTGAGCCGCTAGCTGTATCTAAGCAGATTCATCTTCATTTGCACGCACCTGAAACGCTTATTGCCCATGGGGATCCGGAAAGATTAACACAGCTTTTATATATCTTACTTGATAATGCGATTAAATACACACCAAATGGAGGAGAAGTGAAACTATTCCTTTCAGCTGAAGGAAATGAGTTAAATATAAAAGTACAGGACAGTGGAATAGGGATCAAGCCGGAAGATCAGGATCGTATATTTGACCGTTTTTATCGATCTGATAAATCACGATCACGGCAAATGAGCGGACATGGATTAGGGTTGGCAATTGCCAAATGGATAGTTGAAGCTCATGGGGGAACCATCCAAGTTTCCAGTGAATTAGGCAAGGGAAGCACGTTTACTGTACGAATTCCTTTGTCTGGAAAAATTAAGAGAGCGTAA
- a CDS encoding DNA-binding response OmpR family regulator (product_source=COG0745; cath_funfam=1.10.10.10,3.40.50.2300; cog=COG0745; pfam=PF00072,PF00486; smart=SM00421,SM00448; superfamily=46894,52172), with translation MNILLAEDDLQLGELIVYMLKKKGGYMVDWVMEGEDAYDYAIASHYDVLILDWMMPNGDGVEVCRRLRKKGYSRAILMLTAKDAVEDRIEGLDSGADDYLVKPFEIDELLARLRALSRRNYAPFLEEEVQIHDMVLNRTSQVIRQGDKEIQLSPREFQLLDLLLQNKGQVLPREVILDRVWGYETDVSMKTIDATVKLLRKKLDLIGKQDLLKSIRGVGYKFEK, from the coding sequence ATGAATATTCTTCTCGCAGAAGATGATTTGCAGCTTGGTGAATTGATCGTTTATATGTTAAAGAAGAAGGGAGGATATATGGTTGATTGGGTTATGGAGGGGGAAGATGCTTACGATTATGCCATAGCTTCTCACTATGATGTATTGATTTTGGACTGGATGATGCCAAACGGTGATGGGGTGGAAGTATGCCGGCGCTTGCGAAAAAAAGGATATTCTCGTGCTATTCTTATGCTGACAGCGAAAGATGCAGTTGAAGACCGTATTGAAGGATTGGATTCGGGAGCGGATGATTATCTTGTTAAACCGTTTGAAATCGATGAGCTTCTTGCCCGGTTACGAGCACTTTCCCGCCGAAACTATGCTCCTTTCCTAGAAGAGGAGGTTCAAATTCATGATATGGTGCTCAATCGGACAAGCCAAGTGATCCGTCAAGGGGACAAGGAAATTCAATTAAGCCCGCGTGAATTTCAGCTATTGGATTTATTGCTTCAAAATAAGGGACAAGTATTACCTCGTGAAGTCATTCTTGATCGAGTCTGGGGCTATGAAACAGATGTATCCATGAAAACGATTGATGCAACCGTCAAATTACTGCGAAAAAAATTAGATTTGATAGGTAAGCAAGATTTACTAAAAAGTATAAGAGGGGTAGGGTACAAATTTGAAAAATAG
- a CDS encoding glycerol uptake operon antiterminator (product_source=KO:K02443; cog=COG1954; ko=KO:K02443; pfam=PF04309; superfamily=110391): MHEEFFTKVNEDRLIAAIKHPKGIEQFLQTNLHVSFLQTGNISVIKRYVQLLKNANRFVFLHIEKIPGISYDREGLQFLAKFVQPTGIVTTKSSLIQLAKKEGLISIQRLFLIDTDAVKNGLQSIQEVKPDALELMPGIIPEMIKKVKQKTNVPIITGGLIRHETHILHALESGAIATSVGSPNRRTMFLTGVALI, encoded by the coding sequence TTGCATGAGGAGTTTTTCACGAAAGTAAATGAAGATCGACTTATTGCAGCAATTAAACATCCAAAGGGAATTGAACAATTTTTACAAACAAACTTGCATGTTTCTTTTTTACAAACTGGTAACATTAGTGTCATTAAACGATACGTTCAATTGCTTAAAAATGCTAATCGATTCGTTTTTCTTCATATAGAAAAGATTCCTGGAATTAGTTATGATCGCGAAGGTTTGCAATTTTTAGCAAAATTTGTGCAACCGACAGGAATTGTTACAACAAAAAGTTCACTTATTCAATTAGCCAAAAAAGAAGGATTAATTTCGATTCAACGTCTTTTTCTTATTGATACGGATGCCGTAAAAAATGGGCTTCAGTCTATTCAAGAAGTAAAGCCAGATGCTCTTGAATTAATGCCAGGCATAATCCCTGAAATGATTAAAAAAGTTAAACAAAAAACAAACGTTCCAATCATTACAGGGGGCCTTATTCGTCATGAAACCCATATCTTACATGCATTAGAAAGTGGAGCGATAGCCACCTCAGTCGGAAGTCCAAACAGAAGAACGATGTTTCTAACGGGGGTGGCCCTAATATAA
- a CDS encoding succinyl-CoA:acetate CoA-transferase (product_source=KO:K18118; cath_funfam=3.30.750.70,3.40.1080.10; cog=COG0427; ko=KO:K18118; pfam=PF02550,PF13336; superfamily=100950; tigrfam=TIGR03458), whose amino-acid sequence MENKLERIEDLRLRDRVVTADEAASWIQDGMTLGLSGFTRAGDAKAVPYSLVKRAERESFKVNVYTGASLGSDIDKLFAEAGILGKRLPFQADPTMRKGINKGDILFVDQHLSHTAELVRSNVMDPIDFAILEAVSITNDGMVIPTTSIGNSLSFAQHAKSIIIEINMAQPVDLVGVHDLYEPGKQGERKPIPLTKVDDRIGTIGIPIDVEKVKGIVFTNQPDSPSTIVPPDEETFIMAQHLIEFLRNEIKAGRLTERLAPLQSGIGSVANAVLHGLLESEFSDLEVYSEVLQDAVFDLMDAGKIRFASGCSITLSEPKMKVVFSNFEKYRDRLIMRPQEISNHPEIIRRLGLISINTALEVDIYGNVNSTHVLGTKMMNGIGGSGDFARNARLAIFVTKSIAKDGKISSIVPFVSHVDHTEHDVDVIVTEQGYADLRGLAPRQRVELIIERCAHPMYRDQLREYYYEALARGGHTPHILEKALSWHINFAKNGTMLEVVPQSV is encoded by the coding sequence ATGGAAAATAAATTAGAAAGGATTGAAGATTTGCGTTTACGCGATCGAGTGGTCACAGCTGATGAAGCCGCATCATGGATCCAAGATGGAATGACATTGGGATTAAGTGGATTTACACGTGCGGGTGATGCGAAAGCGGTTCCATATTCGTTGGTGAAACGTGCAGAGCGCGAATCGTTTAAAGTAAATGTGTATACAGGAGCATCTTTAGGTTCTGATATTGATAAACTATTTGCGGAAGCTGGTATTTTGGGAAAAAGGCTTCCTTTTCAGGCGGATCCTACGATGAGAAAAGGGATCAACAAAGGGGATATTTTATTTGTCGATCAGCATTTGTCCCATACTGCTGAATTAGTGCGTTCAAATGTTATGGATCCAATCGATTTCGCAATTTTGGAAGCGGTTTCGATTACAAATGACGGAATGGTCATACCGACAACATCCATTGGAAACTCGTTGTCATTCGCTCAGCACGCCAAATCGATCATTATAGAGATTAATATGGCACAACCTGTAGACTTAGTAGGGGTTCATGATTTATATGAACCTGGGAAACAAGGAGAAAGAAAACCGATTCCGTTGACCAAAGTAGATGATCGAATCGGTACGATCGGAATACCGATTGACGTAGAAAAGGTTAAAGGGATCGTGTTTACCAATCAGCCGGATTCACCGTCAACAATTGTGCCTCCAGATGAGGAAACGTTCATTATGGCACAGCATCTCATAGAGTTTTTGCGTAATGAAATTAAAGCTGGTCGGTTAACAGAACGCCTTGCCCCGCTTCAGTCAGGCATCGGTTCAGTCGCCAATGCCGTACTTCACGGCTTATTAGAGTCAGAATTTTCTGATTTAGAGGTATATTCTGAAGTATTGCAAGATGCGGTCTTCGATTTGATGGATGCGGGCAAAATCCGTTTTGCTTCTGGCTGTTCTATAACCCTTTCAGAGCCGAAAATGAAGGTGGTTTTCTCGAATTTTGAAAAATATCGCGACCGATTAATCATGAGACCACAGGAAATTTCCAACCACCCTGAAATTATCCGCCGTCTCGGATTGATTTCCATAAACACAGCATTGGAAGTGGACATCTACGGTAATGTCAATTCAACCCACGTACTCGGAACGAAAATGATGAATGGTATTGGCGGATCCGGTGATTTTGCAAGGAATGCTCGCTTGGCGATTTTTGTGACAAAGTCAATCGCGAAAGATGGGAAAATTTCAAGCATTGTCCCTTTTGTCTCCCATGTTGACCATACTGAACATGACGTAGATGTCATTGTCACAGAGCAAGGGTATGCGGATTTGCGGGGATTAGCGCCAAGACAGCGTGTGGAACTTATTATTGAACGTTGTGCCCATCCTATGTATCGCGATCAACTGCGCGAATATTACTATGAAGCTCTTGCAAGAGGAGGGCATACTCCTCATATTTTAGAAAAAGCTCTCTCATGGCATATAAATTTTGCTAAGAACGGAACAATGCTTGAAGTAGTTCCTCAAAGCGTTTAA
- a CDS encoding DNA-binding LytR/AlgR family response regulator (product_source=COG3279; cog=COG3279; pfam=PF04397; smart=SM00850; superfamily=103190) gives MERMTIVSLLDVIGELFSDEVSIAVSNTKEYIYYRPSKRIDLKIRAGDLVKEGTIAYKALQTKQKVSEFINRDVFGVPYHGMAVPFFDEGKLEGCVTAIFPALTDGKSVVTVKTEDGWIPIPFSQVAYLEAKDKKTYVYGDGCSGTHKNSLQEFEYLLPKDYFIRCHRAFIVNVNHINEIYPDTHSTFLLLMNNGDKIPVSQSYSSYFRKLLGF, from the coding sequence TCCGATGAAGTTTCGATTGCTGTTTCTAATACAAAGGAATATATTTATTACCGGCCGAGTAAACGGATTGATCTAAAAATTAGGGCAGGAGACTTGGTCAAAGAAGGAACGATTGCGTATAAAGCTTTGCAAACTAAGCAAAAAGTTTCGGAGTTTATTAACCGCGATGTGTTTGGCGTTCCTTATCACGGAATGGCTGTACCTTTTTTTGATGAAGGAAAGCTTGAGGGATGCGTTACCGCGATTTTCCCTGCTTTGACGGACGGAAAATCTGTTGTGACCGTCAAAACCGAAGACGGGTGGATTCCTATTCCTTTTTCGCAAGTTGCGTATTTAGAAGCTAAGGATAAAAAGACATATGTGTATGGTGATGGATGCTCAGGCACGCATAAAAACTCTCTCCAAGAATTTGAATATTTGCTTCCAAAAGATTATTTTATACGATGCCATCGGGCTTTTATCGTGAATGTCAATCATATTAATGAAATTTACCCTGATACACATTCGACCTTTTTGCTGTTGATGAATAATGGCGATAAAATACCTGTCAGCCAATCCTACTCCAGCTATTTTCGAAAATTGTTAGGATTTTAA